The region ACGCAGCGCTGCAGAGATCTCGGCGCCGCCGCCGTGGACCACGATCACCTCTGCATGGTCCAACGCGTGGATCGCCTTTCCCAGAGAGACAAAGCCCTCCTCCCCTTCCAAAGATTTGCCCCCCAGTTTGATCACCACTCTGCTTTTCATCAGCACAAACCCATGGTTTCGAGAAAACCGAACATCAGATTCATATTTTGCACCGCCTGGCCGGCGGCACCTTTGCCGAGATTGTCGATGGCGCTGAAAACCGCGGCGTAAGAGGTGTCCTTCACCGCTGCAGCGGCGAGAAAACAAAAATTGCTGTGCAAGGCCATGCGTGTGGCCGGTAACTGGGGATCCACGATGCGAATAAAAGGCTCGGCCTCGTACTGGTGACGCAACAGGTCGTTGAGCTCTGCATGGCTGTGCGCCGACCGCAGTTTAAAGTAGACGCTCGCATACAAGCCGCGGGTCTGCGGCACCAGGTGCGGAGTGAAAATCACCCGCATCGGTGTTTGTGAATGACTGTTCAACTCCTGGTCGATCTCGCCCACATGGCGATGCGACCGGCCGGGTTTGTAGGCGCCGACGTTTTCATTGGCCTCCACATAATGGGTGGTCTTGGTCGGCGTTTTGCCGGCGCCGGATACGCCGGACTTGGCGTCGATGAGCACCGGTTCTTCCGCCACCCAACCCGCCTGCACAAAGGGCAGCAGCGCCAGCAAGGCCGCAGTGGGGTAACACCCCGGATTGCCTATCAGCCGTGCGCCGCGGATCTCCTGCCGGCGCCATTCCGCTAAGCCGTAGACTGCCTGCTCCAGCAGTTCGGGAAACGGATGGCTGGTCCCGTACCAGGTTTTATAGGCCGACGCCGTGGAAAAGCGAAAGTCCG is a window of bacterium DNA encoding:
- a CDS encoding N-acetyl-gamma-glutamyl-phosphate reductase, translating into MKKAAILGVTGYTGEELVRLLSRHPEVELITATSENESGKKLGDLYPPFPRFRDLILCTAEQALQQPVDLVFLCLPAIESSRWGKLFLDRGSRVIDLGADFRFSTASAYKTWYGTSHPFPELLEQAVYGLAEWRRQEIRGARLIGNPGCYPTAALLALLPFVQAGWVAEEPVLIDAKSGVSGAGKTPTKTTHYVEANENVGAYKPGRSHRHVGEIDQELNSHSQTPMRVIFTPHLVPQTRGLYASVYFKLRSAHSHAELNDLLRHQYEAEPFIRIVDPQLPATRMALHSNFCFLAAAAVKDTSYAAVFSAIDNLGKGAAGQAVQNMNLMFGFLETMGLC